The Nicotiana tabacum cultivar K326 chromosome 14, ASM71507v2, whole genome shotgun sequence genome contains a region encoding:
- the LOC142168924 gene encoding uncharacterized protein LOC142168924: MMRFGKEGKLSPLYIDPSEVLERVGEVAYRLALLLGLSGVHPVFHVSILQKYCEDQSYILDFILVQLDKNLAYEEEPVAILDRQVWKLRSNDIALVKVQWRGQPVDEATWEAELDMKSRYPHLFDIPCMIRF; the protein is encoded by the coding sequence atgatgagatttgggaaagagggcaagttgagccctctgTATATTGATCCCTCTGAGGTAttagagagagttggtgaggtggcctacagacttgctttGCTACTCGGCTtgtcgggagttcatccagtgtttcatgtatccatacTCCAGAAGTATTGTGAGGATCAGTCATATATATTAGATTTCATATTAGTACAATTGGATAAGAATCTggcttatgaggaagagccggtggccattttggacagacagGTTTGGAAGCTGAGGTCTAATGATATTGcattagtgaaggttcagtggagaggtcaaccagtcGATGAGGCAACATGGGAGGCCGAACTTGATATgaagagcagatatcctcatctttttgatATCCCATGTATGATTAGATTCTAA